A region from the Fusarium musae strain F31 chromosome 1, whole genome shotgun sequence genome encodes:
- the FPR4 gene encoding peptidylprolyl isomerase fpr4: protein MSAVPGPVYGLEVPPGEILIPATMEFPASFRITMAAVDPTEEPEADGEGNIPTVPRSTLRLVKRALPGLDEDEDDEIDDEYMKALLAGSDDEEDSDEEANGGPSDPVKAKKQRQAAAIKKLLESAQEESDEEMEDAKPNGKAKGKAKATEEDEEDDDDSDDDSEEGADLENFVICTLDTERNYQQPLDITVNHGEKVFFVVTGTHTIYLTGNYIMDDDEDDEDEDEDDYDLSPDELEYALEGEESDESDELDGVQDPRVQEIESDEEEAPKLVSVQKGKNKRAAEEATEGLDELISKDDAKLSKKQQKKLKNNKGEAVATEEKKDAKKVQFAKNLEQGPTGSAEKAKQGKATTGVKVVQGVTIDDRTIGNGRTVKNGDTVGVRYIGKLQNGKQFDANKKGKPFSFKAGKGQVIKGWDIGVIGMAIGGERRLTIPAHLAYGSRGLPGIPANSTLIFDVKLLEIK from the exons ATGTCCGCCGTTCCTGGTCCCGTCTACGGCCTCGAGGTCCCTCCTGGAGAGATCTTAATTCCAGCCACCATGGAATTCCCTGCCTCT TTCCGCATTACCATGGCTGCCGTTGACCCTACCGAAGAGCCTGAGGCTGACGGTGAGGGCAACATTCCTACTGTTCCTCGATCCACCCTGCGCCTCGTCAAGCGTGCTCTCCCTGgtctcgatgaggatgaggatgatgagatcgaTGACGAGTACATGAAGGCTCTCCTCGCCGGctccgacgatgaggaggactctgatgaggaggctAACGGTGGCCCTAGCGACcccgtcaaggccaagaagcagaggCAGGCTGCTGCCATCAAGAAACTTCTTGAATCTGCTCAGGAGGAatctgatgaggagatggaggatgccAAGCCCAAcggcaaggccaagggcaaggcgaAGGCTacagaagaggacgaagaggacgatgacgattcCGATGATGACAGCGAGGAGGGTGCCGATCTTGAGAACTTTGTCATCTGCACTCTCGATACTGAAAGA AACTACCAGCAGCCCCTTGATATCACTGTCAACCATGGCGAGAAGGTTTTCTTTGTCGTTACTGGTACTCACACCATCTACCTCACTGGAAACTACATcatggacgatgatgaggatgatgaggatgaggatgaagatgactaCGATCTTTCCCCTGATGAGCTTGAATATGCCCTCGAGGGCGAGGAGAGCGATGAGAGTGACGAGCTCGATGGTGTCCAGGACCCCCGTGTTCAGGAGATTGAGtctgacgaggaggaggcccCCAAGCTAGTTTCCGTTCAAAAGGGCAAGAACAAGCGCGCCGCTGAAGAGGCTACGGAGGGTCTTGACGAGCTCATCTCCAAGGACGATGCCAAATTGTCCAAGAAGcaacagaagaagctcaagaacaacaagggcGAGGCTGTTGCTaccgaggagaagaaggacgctAAGAAGGTTCAATTCGCAAAGAACCTCGAACAGGGCCCTACTGGCtctgctgagaaggccaagcagGGCAAGGCCACCACCGGTGTCAAGGTTGTTCAGGGCGTGACCATCGACGACCGAACTATTGGCAACGGCCGTACCGTTAAGAACGGCGACACTGTTGGTGTTCGATACATCGGCAAGCTCCAGAACGGAAAGCAGTTTGATG CCAACAAGAAGGGTAAGCCTTTCTCcttcaaggctggcaagggACAAGTGATCAAGGGCTGGGACATTGGTGTTATTGGCATGGCTATTGGTGGTGAGCGCCGTCTTACTATCCCCGCCCATCTTGCCTACGGCTCCCGCGGCCTTCCAGGCATTCCCGCCAATAGCACATTGATCTTCGatgtcaagcttcttgagatcaaGTGA